Proteins from one Oncorhynchus tshawytscha isolate Ot180627B linkage group LG16, Otsh_v2.0, whole genome shotgun sequence genomic window:
- the LOC121839603 gene encoding ubiquitin carboxyl-terminal hydrolase 8-like, translating into MITCVFLQKQKPIQSVNGYYQLTGVVSHLGGSANSGHYISDILHASGNWFCCNDSQVSMSNEATVLRTRARSAYMLFYMFRAIEREAPAHRA; encoded by the exons ATGATCACATGTGTTTTCTTACAGAAGCAGAAGCCAATACAGTCAGTGAATGGTTACTACCAGCTGACTGGCGTAGTCTCTCATTTGGGAGGCTCCGCAAACTCCG GGCACTACATTAGTGACATATTGCATGCCAGTGGGAACTGGTTCTGCTGTAACGACAGCCAGGTGTCAATGTCCAATGAAGCCACTGTGCTGAGGACCAGAGCCCGGAGTGCCTACATGCTCTTCTATATGTTCAG GGCAATAGAGCGGGAGGCCCCAGCACACAGGGCCTAA